In one window of Nodosilinea sp. PGN35 DNA:
- the rppA gene encoding two-component system response regulator RppA: MRILLAEDDPDQLEPMQTALQREHHIVDATPDGTLAGELLSTCAYDLLILDWMLPGLSGLELCQRYRQAGGAAPVLMLTARGSLSDRITGLDTGADDYLVKPVSLLELLARVRALGRRLPQWQDEVLTLGDLTLHLGSLILERGDRWVKLSKREFQLLAYLLRHPHQVLSHTQLEQALWATGTEPESNALSKLVRRLRRRLEQLEADPWLETIYGMGYRLSLPELSSSPG; encoded by the coding sequence ATGAGAATTTTACTGGCCGAAGATGACCCCGACCAGCTTGAGCCCATGCAGACGGCGCTCCAGCGGGAGCACCACATTGTCGATGCCACCCCTGACGGCACCCTTGCGGGCGAACTGCTGTCAACCTGTGCCTACGACCTGCTCATTCTAGACTGGATGCTGCCGGGGCTGAGCGGTTTAGAGCTGTGCCAGCGCTATCGCCAGGCGGGAGGAGCGGCTCCCGTGCTGATGCTGACTGCTCGGGGCAGCCTCAGTGATCGCATCACCGGTCTAGACACAGGGGCCGACGACTACCTGGTCAAGCCCGTGAGTCTGCTGGAGCTGCTGGCCCGAGTCAGGGCCCTGGGCCGCCGCTTACCCCAGTGGCAAGACGAAGTCTTGACCCTAGGCGATCTCACGCTTCACCTCGGCAGCTTGATCCTAGAGCGGGGCGATCGGTGGGTTAAGCTATCAAAGCGAGAGTTTCAGCTCCTGGCATACCTGCTGCGCCATCCCCACCAGGTGTTGAGCCACACCCAGCTAGAACAAGCCCTCTGGGCCACAGGTACCGAACCTGAAAGCAATGCCCTCTCCAAACTTGTGCGTCGCCTGCGGCGGCGGCTAGAGCAGCTGGAGGCTGACCCCTGGCTCGAAACCATCTACGGCATGGGCTACCGGCTCAGCCTGCCAGAGCTTTCCTCGTCCCCAGGCTGA
- a CDS encoding MATE family efflux transporter codes for MRTQDRSIAQAKTGLEVRAFRRLAVPLAGAQVAQAAVGFIDTLMMGRLGAEVLAAGGLAAISFQLLLAVVGGFVMTVGPLVAQAFGAGQKDQVEAIARQGFWLSLGLSLPMMAVLSQLDRVLLGLGQPEAIATLTGPYFQWILWGAFPALGFAMLRGYASALAQAQVVIVIVLVGTVFNIAGNYALGFGRWGFPALGLGGLGLASGLSYWLMFGLFLIYTLKHPQLRGYRFWRGWHRVQPRLIGRLMGMGGEIAVTIALEFSLFAVVTFLMGILGPEVLAAHQTVYQTIYLIFMVPLGMSYAATARVGQALGQQDMGAVRRAGYVAMAIAAAFMLLATLGLLLFRQAIVGLYLDLNDSANAPVVALALPMLLVAALAQLTDGVQRVASGALYGLQDTRMPMVLSGLAFWGVGLTIGYLLGFWAGLGGVGLWIGQSIGVATAGLIFVARFHRLTRPAPGA; via the coding sequence ATGCGCACACAGGACAGATCTATCGCCCAGGCCAAGACTGGTTTAGAGGTGCGGGCCTTTCGCAGGCTGGCGGTGCCCCTGGCCGGGGCTCAGGTGGCCCAGGCCGCCGTAGGCTTCATCGATACGCTGATGATGGGGCGGCTGGGAGCTGAGGTGCTGGCGGCGGGAGGTCTGGCGGCGATTAGCTTTCAGCTGCTGCTGGCGGTGGTGGGCGGGTTTGTGATGACCGTGGGGCCGCTGGTGGCCCAGGCCTTTGGGGCCGGGCAAAAAGACCAGGTTGAGGCGATCGCCCGGCAGGGGTTTTGGCTCTCCCTGGGGCTGAGTCTGCCGATGATGGCGGTGCTGAGCCAGCTCGATCGGGTGCTGCTGGGGCTGGGGCAGCCCGAGGCGATCGCCACCCTCACCGGGCCCTACTTTCAGTGGATTCTGTGGGGCGCGTTTCCGGCTCTGGGCTTTGCCATGCTGCGGGGCTACGCCTCGGCTTTGGCTCAGGCCCAGGTGGTGATTGTAATTGTCCTGGTGGGCACAGTCTTCAACATTGCGGGCAACTACGCCCTGGGGTTTGGCCGCTGGGGTTTTCCGGCCCTGGGCCTGGGGGGGCTGGGCCTGGCCAGCGGCCTGAGCTACTGGCTGATGTTTGGCCTGTTTTTGATCTACACCCTCAAGCACCCCCAGCTGAGGGGCTACCGCTTTTGGCGGGGGTGGCACCGAGTACAGCCCCGACTAATCGGTCGCCTGATGGGCATGGGCGGCGAGATTGCCGTCACCATTGCCCTGGAGTTCAGCCTGTTTGCCGTAGTCACGTTTTTGATGGGCATCCTTGGCCCTGAGGTGCTGGCGGCCCACCAGACCGTATACCAGACCATTTATCTGATTTTTATGGTGCCCCTGGGCATGTCCTACGCGGCGACGGCGCGGGTGGGCCAGGCCCTGGGCCAGCAGGATATGGGAGCGGTGCGGCGGGCGGGGTATGTGGCGATGGCGATCGCCGCCGCCTTCATGCTGCTGGCCACCCTGGGGCTGCTGCTGTTTCGCCAGGCCATTGTTGGCCTTTACCTAGACCTCAATGACAGCGCCAACGCCCCGGTGGTAGCCCTGGCGCTGCCCATGCTGCTGGTGGCAGCCCTGGCCCAGCTGACCGATGGCGTGCAGCGGGTTGCCTCTGGAGCGCTCTACGGCCTGCAAGATACCCGCATGCCCATGGTGCTGAGCGGACTGGCCTTCTGGGGCGTGGGGCTCACCATCGGCTACCTGCTGGGCTTTTGGGCTGGCCTCGGCGGCGTCGGCCTGTGGATTGGTCAGTCAATTGGAGTCGCCACCGCTGGCCTGATTTTTGTGGCTCGGTTTCACCGTCTGACCCGCCCCGCACCGGGGGCCTGA
- a CDS encoding valine--tRNA ligase: MTATVPALSAQYDPTQTETKWQAQWEENQVFKADPDHPGEPYCVVIPPPNVTGSLHMGHAFENALIDTLVRYQRMAGRNTLWLPGTDHASIAVATILDRQMQAEGTSKEDLGRDRYLERAWEWKAESGGTIVNQLRKLGVSVDWSRERFTMDEGLSHAVLTAFTQLYDEGLIYRGNYMVNWCPASQSAVSDLEVEQREVDGHLWHFRYPFTDGSGYVEVATTRPETMLGDTAVAVNPNDDRYRHLVGKTLTLPLVNREIPVIADDYVDAAFGTGCVKVTPAHDPNDFAMGQRHNLPMITVMNKDGTMNENTAHFQGLDRFEARSAVVRQLDEEGFLVRIEDYRHTVPYSDRGKVPVEPLLSTQWFVKIRPLADNALDYLDNRRSPRFVPERWTKVYRDWLVNLKDWCISRQLWWGHQIPAWYAVSETGGEITDDTPFVVAATEEEAKAKATERFGEWVTLTRDPDVLDTWFSSGLWPFSTMGWPDESAQDFQTYYPTTTLVTGFDIIFFWVARMTMMAGHFTDTMPFETVYIHGLVRDENNKKMSKSANNGIDPLVLINKYGTDALRYTLIREVTGAGQDIRLEYDRATDESASVEASRNFTNKLWNASRFVMMNLGGQSPLSLGVPDLASLELADRWILSRFNRVVASVRANLDAYGMGEAAKELYEFVWGDFCDWYIELVKPRLQGEGSAKFTAAQQTLAFVLDGILKLLHPFMPHITEELWHTLNQVGDDQFLAVQPYPTAFEGLVDDDLEQQFALVFNTVRTVRNLRAEAGIKPSLRIETILESDSASERHILHATADYIKDLGKIDTLVILGGKQPVSTAHAIEPGSAPRPLAQLSDNPVVAEVQDFWHTMLPLFEEPLHYAGAFFADIRRPAFTLLWIFAGVVLLKFGGALVAAVDSTPLFGTLMELVGLLVVFNFVRQNLLTGADRDRLTQRYQAWRRSIFGPVGAQPRAVAPPRPMPSPAAQPGPGSALEGSTKGSAEESTEPPQKLFAGVTGTVQVLIPLTGVVDIEALRAKVEKDLAKVEAEIKSLSGRLSNSGFVDKAPADVVQGARDALAEAEAQAAILKARLAML, translated from the coding sequence ATGACGGCCACCGTTCCCGCTCTCTCCGCCCAGTACGACCCCACGCAGACCGAAACCAAGTGGCAGGCCCAGTGGGAAGAGAACCAGGTCTTTAAGGCCGACCCCGACCACCCCGGCGAGCCCTACTGCGTGGTGATTCCGCCGCCGAACGTCACCGGCAGCCTGCACATGGGCCACGCCTTTGAGAATGCGCTGATCGATACCCTGGTGCGCTACCAGCGCATGGCCGGGCGCAACACCCTGTGGCTGCCCGGCACCGACCACGCCAGCATTGCGGTAGCCACCATTCTCGATCGCCAGATGCAGGCCGAGGGCACCAGCAAAGAGGATTTGGGGCGCGATCGCTACCTGGAGCGCGCCTGGGAATGGAAGGCCGAATCCGGCGGCACCATCGTCAACCAGCTGCGCAAGCTGGGCGTCTCGGTGGACTGGAGCCGCGAGCGCTTCACCATGGATGAGGGGCTGTCCCACGCGGTGCTGACCGCCTTTACCCAGCTCTACGACGAGGGGCTGATCTACCGGGGCAACTACATGGTCAACTGGTGCCCCGCCAGCCAGTCGGCGGTGTCTGACCTGGAGGTGGAGCAGCGCGAGGTAGACGGGCACCTGTGGCACTTCCGCTACCCCTTCACCGACGGCTCGGGCTACGTGGAGGTGGCCACCACCCGGCCCGAGACCATGCTGGGCGACACCGCCGTAGCGGTGAACCCCAACGACGATCGCTACCGGCATCTGGTGGGCAAAACCCTGACCCTGCCCCTGGTCAACCGCGAGATTCCCGTGATTGCCGACGACTACGTGGACGCGGCGTTTGGCACCGGCTGCGTCAAGGTCACCCCCGCCCACGACCCCAACGACTTTGCCATGGGCCAGCGCCACAACCTGCCCATGATCACCGTCATGAACAAAGACGGCACCATGAACGAAAACACCGCCCACTTTCAGGGGCTGGATCGCTTCGAGGCCCGCAGCGCGGTGGTGCGTCAGCTCGATGAGGAAGGGTTTTTGGTGCGGATTGAGGACTACCGGCACACGGTACCCTACAGCGATCGCGGCAAGGTGCCGGTCGAGCCGCTGCTCTCCACCCAGTGGTTTGTGAAAATTCGGCCGTTGGCCGACAACGCCCTGGACTACCTGGACAACCGCCGGTCGCCCAGGTTCGTGCCCGAGCGCTGGACCAAGGTGTACCGCGACTGGCTGGTCAATCTTAAAGACTGGTGTATCTCGCGCCAGCTGTGGTGGGGCCACCAGATCCCGGCCTGGTACGCTGTGAGCGAGACCGGCGGCGAAATCACCGACGACACGCCCTTTGTGGTGGCCGCGACAGAAGAGGAAGCCAAAGCCAAGGCCACCGAGCGGTTTGGCGAATGGGTGACCCTGACCCGCGACCCCGACGTGCTCGACACCTGGTTTTCCTCCGGCCTGTGGCCCTTCTCCACCATGGGCTGGCCCGATGAATCAGCCCAGGATTTTCAGACCTACTACCCCACCACCACCCTGGTCACGGGCTTCGACATCATCTTTTTCTGGGTGGCCCGCATGACCATGATGGCGGGGCACTTCACCGACACCATGCCCTTCGAGACCGTCTACATCCACGGCCTGGTGCGGGACGAGAACAACAAAAAAATGTCGAAGTCGGCCAACAACGGCATTGACCCGCTGGTGCTGATCAACAAATACGGCACCGATGCCCTCCGCTACACCCTGATTCGCGAGGTCACCGGGGCGGGCCAGGACATTCGCCTGGAGTACGATCGCGCCACCGACGAGTCGGCCTCGGTGGAGGCCAGCCGCAACTTCACCAACAAGCTGTGGAACGCCTCCCGGTTTGTGATGATGAACCTGGGCGGGCAGTCGCCGCTCAGCCTGGGCGTGCCCGACCTGGCCAGTCTGGAGCTGGCCGATCGCTGGATTTTGTCCCGCTTCAACCGGGTGGTGGCCAGTGTGCGGGCCAACCTCGACGCCTACGGCATGGGCGAAGCTGCCAAGGAGCTTTACGAGTTTGTCTGGGGCGACTTCTGCGACTGGTACATCGAGCTGGTCAAGCCGCGCCTCCAGGGCGAGGGGTCGGCCAAGTTCACGGCGGCCCAGCAGACCCTGGCCTTTGTGCTGGACGGCATTCTCAAACTGCTGCACCCGTTTATGCCCCACATCACCGAGGAGCTGTGGCACACCCTCAACCAGGTGGGCGACGACCAGTTTCTCGCCGTGCAGCCCTACCCCACCGCCTTTGAGGGCCTGGTGGACGATGACCTGGAGCAGCAGTTTGCCCTGGTGTTTAACACCGTGCGCACCGTGCGCAACCTGCGGGCCGAGGCGGGCATCAAACCCAGCCTGCGGATCGAAACCATTCTGGAGAGCGACAGCGCCAGCGAGCGCCACATTCTGCACGCCACTGCCGACTACATCAAAGACCTGGGCAAGATCGACACCCTGGTGATTTTGGGCGGCAAGCAGCCGGTTTCCACCGCCCACGCCATCGAACCGGGCTCGGCCCCCCGCCCCCTGGCGCAGCTCAGCGACAATCCGGTGGTGGCCGAAGTGCAGGACTTCTGGCACACCATGCTGCCTCTGTTTGAAGAACCCCTGCACTACGCGGGCGCGTTCTTTGCCGACATTCGTCGCCCGGCTTTTACCCTGCTGTGGATTTTTGCTGGGGTGGTGTTGCTCAAGTTTGGCGGGGCCCTGGTGGCCGCAGTGGATAGCACCCCCCTCTTTGGCACCCTGATGGAGCTGGTGGGCCTGCTGGTTGTCTTTAACTTTGTGCGGCAGAATTTGCTGACGGGGGCCGATCGCGATCGCCTCACCCAGCGCTACCAGGCCTGGCGGCGCAGCATCTTTGGCCCCGTCGGCGCTCAGCCCCGAGCGGTGGCCCCACCGCGTCCGATGCCCTCCCCCGCCGCTCAGCCCGGCCCTGGCAGCGCCCTGGAGGGGTCTACCAAAGGGTCAGCTGAAGAGTCGACCGAACCGCCGCAAAAGCTGTTCGCTGGGGTCACCGGCACCGTGCAGGTGCTGATTCCCCTGACCGGCGTGGTCGATATCGAAGCCCTCAGAGCCAAGGTAGAGAAAGACCTGGCCAAGGTGGAGGCAGAGATCAAATCGCTGTCGGGACGGCTGAGCAATTCCGGCTTTGTGGATAAGGCCCCCGCCGATGTGGTGCAGGGTGCCCGCGATGCCCTGGCTGAGGCCGAGGCCCAGGCGGCAATTCTCAAGGCGCGCCTGGCGATGCTGTAG
- a CDS encoding DUF3368 domain-containing protein — MTIVSDASSLGSLALIDYLWLLEAIYGTVVISEVVAQELATAKNARIQAVLSADWVRVQGPTEGAIATVQQQGQQFDLGDTHTLALALQIHADELLINERRGRQVAQDLGLSVIGIFGIIIVAKQRALIPSVRRVMDALVELAGFRINHQLYQKILKFVDEI; from the coding sequence ATGACCATTGTGAGCGATGCTTCGTCGCTGGGCAGCTTGGCTCTGATCGACTACCTCTGGCTGCTGGAGGCAATCTACGGCACTGTGGTGATTTCAGAGGTGGTGGCGCAGGAACTAGCCACGGCCAAAAATGCCCGCATCCAGGCGGTGCTCTCGGCCGATTGGGTCAGGGTGCAGGGGCCGACGGAGGGGGCGATCGCCACCGTTCAGCAGCAGGGTCAGCAGTTTGACCTGGGCGATACCCACACCCTGGCCCTGGCCCTACAGATCCACGCCGACGAATTGCTGATCAACGAGCGGCGCGGACGGCAGGTAGCCCAAGATCTAGGGCTGTCGGTCATTGGCATTTTTGGCATTATCATCGTCGCCAAGCAGCGGGCGCTGATACCTAGCGTGCGGCGGGTAATGGATGCCCTGGTGGAACTGGCCGGTTTTCGCATCAACCACCAGCTTTACCAAAAGATTCTCAAGTTTGTCGATGAGATCTGA
- a CDS encoding UPF0175 family protein produces the protein MRIYLDIPDEVAQCPTFSRADWLREMAISLFEQERVTLGIASQIAGIHLMEFQKILGSRGVCVHYDVEAFTNDIENLRRRGWL, from the coding sequence ATGCGTATCTACCTGGATATTCCTGACGAAGTTGCCCAGTGCCCAACCTTTTCGAGGGCCGACTGGCTGCGGGAAATGGCCATCTCTCTGTTTGAGCAAGAGCGGGTCACCCTGGGCATTGCCAGCCAGATCGCGGGCATCCACCTGATGGAGTTTCAAAAGATCCTCGGCAGTCGGGGGGTTTGCGTCCACTACGATGTAGAGGCCTTTACCAACGACATTGAAAACCTGCGCCGCCGGGGGTGGCTATGA
- a CDS encoding Uma2 family endonuclease, with amino-acid sequence MVQTRPRFYSFDDYLAYDDGTENFYELFNGELIAVPPESGQNVQIANRLLLILALLLGIDRVRGHGLELEVRGEPKNRYPDLTVLQPEHIQLLARRNTIRLTMPPPALVVEVVSPGELQWERDYVAKRAQYEDLDIPEYWIINPQDRTVLVLAQQGQGFAPVGTFAGEQRIESAQFANLTLTAAELFAAGLPE; translated from the coding sequence ATGGTGCAGACGCGGCCCAGGTTCTATAGCTTTGACGACTATCTGGCCTACGACGACGGCACAGAGAATTTTTATGAGCTATTTAATGGAGAACTGATCGCGGTGCCGCCAGAGTCTGGGCAAAACGTACAGATTGCCAATCGTCTGCTGTTAATCTTGGCGCTGTTGTTAGGGATAGACCGGGTGCGAGGGCACGGCCTGGAACTCGAAGTCAGGGGCGAACCGAAGAATCGCTACCCCGACTTGACGGTGCTTCAGCCGGAGCACATTCAGCTATTGGCCCGGCGCAACACCATTCGCCTGACGATGCCGCCGCCCGCCCTGGTGGTGGAGGTAGTTAGCCCAGGGGAGTTGCAGTGGGAGCGCGATTATGTGGCTAAGCGTGCTCAGTATGAGGATTTAGACATTCCTGAATATTGGATTATCAACCCCCAGGATCGGACGGTGCTGGTGCTGGCGCAGCAGGGGCAGGGGTTTGCCCCGGTGGGCACGTTTGCGGGGGAGCAGCGGATAGAGTCGGCCCAGTTTGCCAATCTCACCCTGACCGCCGCTGAGCTTTTTGCGGCGGGGTTGCCAGAATAG
- the dnaK gene encoding molecular chaperone DnaK, whose translation MGKVVGIDLGTTNSVVSVMEGGKPVVIANAEGMRTTPSVVAFSKEGERLVGQMARRQAVLNPQNTFYSVKRYMGRRYAELDPSSKRVPYTIRRDDLGNVKIRCPRLEKDFAPEEISAIVLRKLADEASRYLGQPVTGAVITVPAYFNDAQRQATRNAGRIAGLEVKRILNEPTAAALAYGLDQAQNETILVFDLGGGTFDVSILDVGDGVFEVRSTSGDTQLGGTNFDTKIVDWLADEFLEKEGIDLRKDRQALQRLTEAAEKAKIELSGVASTEISLPFITASPEGPKHIETRLSRSQFEGLCGDLVSALRAPLKQALSDAGLTPNDIDEVVLVGGGSRMPMVQDLVRGLIGLEPSQNVNPDEAVAVGAAVQAGIITQEVQDIMLLDVTSLSLGLETIGGVMKKVIPRNTTIPVRRSDIFSTSENNQTSVEVHVLQGEREMGADNKSLGRFKLMGIPPAPRGVPQVLVSFDIDANGILQVSAMDKTTGREQSLTVQGASNLEEGEVQRMIREAEEFAETDRLQRERVEKRNRAEALTFQAERLLREVALDFGMQFARDRRRRIEGLVQELRDYLEQSDERGIDIAQAELQDELYDLNREAYLYEADDAPEGGILGQIGSTLKKTFSFDDDLDARPNYGYQGSTSWGNWDDDWDYDNRGGAGGQRYGSPAYDNRAYGTTGYNGQGYGSAPPDSQGYGNQGYGNQGYGNQGYDRQGYDRPEPSRTQPPGSDYGNQGYGQSDYDRQGYGQSDYDRQDYRPSSDGPRSAPDDYRSGYDRQSYGRQDYGQFSPADAPRGENSGPARPTYGDSRYGQTGYDSQGYDQPSAPEPSYGEPRYRDAGTERPKRGSDSQGYDPYAGEAVPSRSRPTPPPPDSSWDDDPWGQPAPSSRPAPSSRPAYDQTPENRPRPASSEGGADSARPSAPRPDDRRPAPRYDGDSWSDRDEWL comes from the coding sequence ATGGGAAAAGTAGTTGGCATCGACCTGGGCACAACCAACTCCGTGGTCTCTGTAATGGAGGGCGGCAAGCCGGTGGTGATTGCCAACGCCGAAGGGATGCGGACTACGCCCTCGGTGGTGGCCTTCAGCAAAGAGGGCGAACGGCTGGTGGGGCAGATGGCCCGTAGACAGGCGGTGCTCAACCCGCAAAACACTTTCTACAGCGTCAAGCGCTACATGGGGCGTCGCTACGCCGAACTTGACCCCTCGTCTAAGCGCGTGCCCTACACCATTCGCCGCGACGATCTGGGCAACGTCAAGATCCGCTGCCCCCGGCTCGAAAAAGACTTTGCCCCCGAAGAAATTTCGGCGATCGTGCTGCGCAAGCTGGCGGATGAGGCCAGCCGCTACCTGGGCCAGCCGGTGACTGGGGCGGTAATCACCGTGCCCGCCTACTTTAACGACGCCCAGCGCCAGGCCACCCGCAACGCCGGGCGGATTGCCGGACTAGAGGTGAAGCGCATTCTCAACGAGCCCACGGCGGCGGCCCTGGCCTACGGCCTCGACCAGGCCCAGAACGAGACCATTCTGGTGTTTGACCTGGGGGGCGGCACCTTCGACGTGTCGATTCTCGACGTGGGCGATGGGGTATTTGAGGTGCGATCGACCTCGGGCGATACCCAGCTGGGGGGCACCAACTTCGATACCAAAATTGTGGACTGGCTGGCCGATGAATTCCTCGAAAAAGAGGGTATCGACCTACGGAAAGATCGCCAGGCGCTCCAGCGATTAACCGAGGCGGCGGAGAAAGCCAAGATCGAGCTTTCGGGCGTGGCCAGTACCGAAATCAGTCTGCCCTTTATCACCGCCAGCCCCGAAGGCCCCAAGCACATTGAGACGCGCCTCAGCCGATCGCAGTTTGAAGGGCTCTGCGGCGATCTGGTCAGCGCCCTGCGCGCCCCGCTCAAGCAGGCCCTCAGCGATGCGGGCCTGACCCCCAACGACATCGACGAGGTGGTGCTGGTGGGGGGCGGCAGCCGCATGCCCATGGTGCAGGACCTGGTGCGCGGTCTGATCGGCCTTGAACCCAGTCAAAATGTGAACCCTGACGAAGCCGTGGCCGTAGGTGCCGCCGTGCAGGCGGGCATCATCACCCAGGAAGTGCAGGACATCATGCTGCTGGATGTCACCTCGCTGTCGCTGGGGCTGGAGACCATCGGCGGCGTGATGAAGAAGGTGATTCCGCGCAACACGACGATTCCGGTGCGGCGCTCCGACATTTTTTCCACCTCGGAGAACAACCAGACCTCGGTGGAAGTGCATGTGCTCCAGGGGGAGCGCGAAATGGGGGCCGACAACAAGTCCCTGGGCCGCTTCAAGCTGATGGGCATTCCCCCCGCCCCGCGCGGCGTGCCCCAGGTGCTGGTGTCCTTTGACATCGACGCCAACGGCATTCTGCAAGTGTCGGCCATGGATAAGACCACCGGGCGCGAGCAGAGCCTGACTGTGCAGGGCGCGTCAAACCTCGAAGAGGGCGAAGTGCAGCGGATGATCCGCGAGGCGGAGGAGTTTGCCGAAACCGATCGCCTCCAGCGCGAGCGAGTCGAAAAGCGCAACCGGGCCGAGGCGCTTACCTTCCAGGCCGAGCGGCTGCTGCGGGAGGTGGCGTTGGACTTTGGTATGCAGTTTGCCCGCGATCGCCGTCGCCGCATCGAGGGGTTAGTGCAAGAGCTGCGCGACTACCTGGAGCAGAGCGACGAGCGGGGCATCGACATCGCCCAGGCCGAGCTGCAAGACGAACTCTACGACCTCAACCGCGAAGCCTACCTCTACGAAGCCGACGATGCCCCCGAAGGCGGCATTCTCGGCCAGATCGGCAGCACCCTGAAGAAGACCTTCTCCTTTGACGACGACCTAGATGCGCGGCCCAACTACGGCTACCAGGGGTCTACCTCCTGGGGCAACTGGGACGACGATTGGGACTACGACAACCGCGGCGGCGCTGGCGGCCAGCGCTACGGCAGCCCAGCCTACGACAACCGCGCCTACGGCACGACGGGCTACAACGGCCAGGGCTACGGCAGTGCTCCCCCCGACAGTCAGGGCTACGGCAATCAGGGGTACGGCAATCAGGGCTACGGCAATCAGGGCTACGATCGCCAAGGCTACGATCGCCCCGAACCTAGCCGTACCCAGCCGCCGGGGTCGGACTATGGCAATCAGGGCTACGGCCAGTCGGACTACGACCGCCAAGGCTACGGCCAGTCGGACTACGACCGCCAGGACTACCGACCCTCCAGTGATGGGCCACGCTCAGCCCCTGACGACTATCGCTCTGGCTACGACCGCCAAAGCTACGGTCGCCAAGACTACGGGCAATTTTCTCCGGCAGACGCGCCGCGAGGGGAAAATTCTGGGCCTGCCCGCCCCACCTATGGCGATTCACGCTACGGTCAAACGGGCTACGACAGCCAGGGCTACGACCAACCCAGTGCGCCTGAGCCGAGCTACGGCGAGCCCCGCTACCGCGATGCCGGAACTGAGCGCCCTAAACGCGGCTCCGACAGTCAGGGCTATGACCCCTACGCTGGCGAAGCGGTTCCCTCAAGGAGTCGCCCCACGCCCCCGCCTCCCGACAGCAGCTGGGACGATGACCCCTGGGGGCAACCCGCCCCATCGAGTCGCCCCGCCCCATCGAGTCGCCCCGCCTACGATCAGACTCCAGAGAACCGCCCTCGTCCGGCTTCCTCCGAAGGGGGGGCCGACTCTGCCAGGCCCTCGGCCCCGCGCCCAGATGACCGCCGCCCCGCTCCCCGCTACGACGGCGACAGCTGGAGCGATCGCGACGAGTGGCTCTAG
- a CDS encoding J domain-containing protein, producing MENFRNYYDILGVSREAAFSDIKQAYRKLARQYHPDLNPGDRAAEEQFKLVSEAYTVLSDDEKRAQYEKFSEYWQQEGFKKGQGKSVVGDIFGGRISLEDFGFGEFPDFNVFVDQLLNRRPPARREDAGTDNGYRPEGTRTYQPSPTRDPRDAEADLTVPLEKAFRGGRERIRLEDGRSLEVNMPVGMVTGQRIRLRGQGVGGGNLYLRIQVDPHPFYTLRGNDVYCRVPITPSEAALGSTIDIPTLDGPVRTTLPQGAQTGQIIQLAGRGYPIGKEKRGDQIVELQVAVPTGLSDREKALYEELRQTERFRPRADLLL from the coding sequence ATGGAGAACTTTCGGAACTACTACGACATTCTGGGGGTTTCCAGAGAAGCGGCCTTTAGCGACATCAAGCAGGCCTACCGCAAGCTGGCCCGGCAGTACCATCCCGACCTCAATCCTGGCGACCGGGCTGCCGAAGAGCAGTTTAAGCTGGTCAGCGAAGCCTACACGGTGCTCTCCGACGACGAAAAGCGGGCCCAGTACGAAAAATTTAGCGAGTACTGGCAGCAGGAGGGCTTTAAAAAAGGCCAGGGCAAATCTGTGGTCGGCGATATATTCGGCGGGCGCATTTCCCTTGAAGACTTTGGCTTTGGCGAGTTTCCCGACTTCAACGTCTTTGTCGATCAGCTGCTCAACCGCCGTCCGCCCGCCCGCCGGGAAGATGCGGGCACCGACAATGGCTACAGGCCAGAGGGCACGCGAACCTACCAGCCCAGCCCCACCCGCGATCCGCGCGATGCCGAGGCCGACCTCACCGTTCCCCTCGAAAAAGCCTTTCGCGGCGGGCGCGAGCGCATTCGTCTGGAAGATGGGCGATCGCTGGAAGTCAACATGCCCGTGGGCATGGTCACCGGTCAGCGCATTCGTCTGCGGGGCCAGGGGGTGGGCGGCGGCAACCTCTACCTGCGCATTCAGGTTGACCCCCACCCCTTCTACACCCTGCGCGGCAACGATGTGTACTGCCGGGTGCCGATCACCCCTAGCGAAGCCGCCCTGGGCAGCACTATCGACATCCCCACCCTCGATGGCCCCGTGCGCACTACCCTGCCCCAGGGGGCGCAGACCGGGCAGATCATTCAGCTGGCGGGGCGCGGCTACCCCATTGGCAAGGAAAAGCGCGGCGACCAGATTGTAGAGTTACAGGTGGCGGTGCCGACCGGGCTGAGCGATCGCGAAAAAGCCCTCTACGAAGAACTGCGCCAGACCGAACGCTTCCGCCCCCGCGCCGACCTGCTCCTCTAG